One stretch of Nocardia mangyaensis DNA includes these proteins:
- a CDS encoding phosphoribosyltransferase — translation MSGFDRETPWATEHLGIVLHHAECFSATPRSTVSPVVASPVDGLSAEVVSGAVASPSAAVALDVSSVGLSSLEASGAGLSIAELVRPGLRRNPRRAHLLVSTVLGKHLPTDPRVVIGAGERLGDLVREQLGARAAVVLGFAETATGLGHCVAARLDAACYLHSTRRHEPRATTLTGFEEGHSHATSHLLQPAPGEIFANDLPLVLVDDEISTGDTAIDAVRALHAFAPRAHYVLASLVDMRTAADRDKFEKFAAELGARIDTVCLAAGRTDLPDGLVESVAALPDPELNPTAAQRGSFGRCELPWPADVPEGGRHGVLNTDVPAFDVAVKAAADAVQARLSAEFPGRPVIVLGHEELMYLPLRLAAELADGGIPTRFQTTTRSPAYVLDEPGYPLRRGFRFTAPEPDPAAQRYLYNAQLPDSDEAPVLLLVLDPPADTAELLAPGGLVDVLTASGADVLLAVAPGADPRVLHENRTAATPSRVPAAVGRTFPEALHGPDFGSYAAEEVSWLLKDLSGADLEADVAERERRIQAGVAHYAESLPVEYQPDAEYRELFDRVLADSAERLAVAVATVSELVVAERGEDIVLVSLARAGTPVGVLMRRWLASGVGRPVLTVPHYAVSIVRDRGIDAVALDYLAHHHDPSSIVFVDGWTGKGAITRELTEALDTYHAAGGARFNDELVVLADPGNSVRTYGTRDDFLIASACLNSTVSGLVSRTVLNETLIGPRDFHGAKFYRELADADVSNQLLDAVTAAFPVVADQVPDAVAAIRDSDRTPDWSGWASVERVRAEYGVASVNFVKPGVGETTRVLLRRVPWRVLVREADAPEHAHIRLLAAARDVPVEVVPDLAYSCMGLIKELDQ, via the coding sequence ATGAGCGGATTCGATCGGGAAACGCCGTGGGCGACCGAGCATCTGGGGATCGTGCTGCATCACGCGGAGTGCTTCTCGGCGACACCGCGCTCGACCGTGTCGCCGGTCGTCGCATCGCCGGTCGATGGGTTGAGCGCTGAGGTCGTCTCCGGTGCGGTCGCGTCGCCTTCTGCCGCGGTGGCCCTCGACGTGTCCTCGGTGGGCCTGTCGTCTCTGGAGGCGTCGGGCGCCGGGCTGTCGATCGCGGAGCTGGTGCGGCCGGGACTTCGCCGCAATCCGCGGCGTGCGCATCTGCTCGTGTCCACCGTGCTCGGCAAACACCTGCCCACCGACCCGCGCGTGGTGATCGGCGCGGGTGAGCGACTCGGCGATCTCGTGCGCGAGCAGCTCGGTGCGCGGGCGGCTGTCGTCCTCGGATTCGCCGAGACCGCGACAGGTCTGGGTCATTGCGTGGCCGCTCGCCTCGACGCGGCCTGCTACCTGCACTCCACCCGCAGGCACGAGCCGCGTGCCACCACGCTGACCGGGTTCGAGGAGGGCCACTCGCACGCCACCTCGCATCTGCTCCAGCCCGCGCCGGGGGAGATCTTCGCCAACGACCTGCCGTTGGTCTTGGTCGACGACGAGATCTCCACCGGCGACACCGCCATCGACGCGGTCCGCGCCCTGCACGCCTTCGCGCCCCGCGCGCACTACGTGCTCGCCTCACTGGTCGACATGCGCACCGCCGCCGACCGCGACAAGTTCGAGAAGTTCGCCGCCGAACTGGGCGCGCGGATCGACACCGTCTGCCTGGCCGCCGGTCGCACCGACCTGCCGGACGGGCTGGTCGAGTCGGTCGCCGCCCTGCCCGACCCGGAGCTCAATCCGACAGCGGCGCAGCGTGGTTCGTTCGGCCGATGCGAACTGCCCTGGCCGGCTGATGTTCCCGAAGGCGGCAGACACGGCGTCCTGAACACAGATGTTCCGGCGTTCGACGTGGCGGTCAAGGCCGCCGCCGACGCGGTACAGGCGCGCCTGAGCGCGGAGTTCCCCGGTCGCCCGGTGATCGTGCTCGGCCACGAGGAACTCATGTATCTTCCGCTGCGCCTGGCCGCTGAACTCGCCGACGGCGGCATCCCGACCCGCTTCCAGACAACCACCCGCTCACCGGCTTACGTCCTGGACGAACCCGGCTACCCCCTGCGCCGCGGCTTCCGCTTCACCGCCCCGGAACCGGACCCCGCCGCCCAGCGCTATCTCTACAACGCGCAGTTGCCCGACAGCGACGAGGCGCCGGTCCTGCTCCTCGTCCTCGACCCGCCCGCCGACACTGCCGAACTCCTCGCCCCCGGCGGCCTGGTCGACGTCCTCACCGCTTCGGGCGCGGATGTCCTCCTCGCGGTAGCGCCCGGCGCCGACCCACGCGTTCTCCACGAGAACCGCACCGCCGCGACGCCATCGCGCGTCCCGGCCGCGGTCGGACGCACCTTCCCCGAGGCGCTGCACGGTCCCGATTTCGGTTCGTATGCGGCCGAAGAGGTTTCCTGGTTGCTCAAGGACCTTTCGGGTGCCGATCTCGAAGCCGATGTCGCCGAACGTGAGCGCCGGATCCAGGCTGGTGTGGCGCACTACGCCGAGTCGCTGCCGGTGGAGTACCAGCCCGACGCCGAGTATCGCGAGTTGTTCGATCGGGTGCTGGCCGACAGTGCCGAGCGCTTGGCGGTGGCCGTGGCGACGGTGTCCGAGCTGGTGGTCGCCGAGCGTGGTGAGGACATCGTGCTGGTCTCGCTGGCCAGGGCTGGAACGCCGGTCGGCGTGCTCATGCGACGGTGGCTGGCCAGTGGTGTCGGGCGTCCGGTGCTGACCGTGCCGCACTACGCGGTGTCGATCGTGCGTGATCGCGGCATCGATGCGGTGGCGCTGGATTATCTGGCGCACCACCATGATCCGTCGTCGATCGTGTTCGTCGACGGCTGGACCGGCAAGGGCGCCATCACCCGTGAGCTCACCGAGGCGCTCGACACCTACCACGCGGCGGGCGGGGCGCGGTTCAACGACGAGCTGGTGGTGCTGGCGGACCCGGGCAACTCCGTGCGCACCTACGGTACTCGCGACGACTTCCTCATCGCCTCTGCCTGCCTGAATTCGACTGTCTCCGGTTTGGTGTCACGCACGGTCCTCAACGAGACCCTGATCGGGCCCCGAGACTTCCACGGCGCCAAGTTCTATCGCGAACTCGCCGACGCGGATGTCTCCAATCAGCTGCTCGACGCGGTGACCGCCGCCTTTCCCGTCGTCGCCGATCAGGTCCCGGATGCCGTCGCGGCGATCCGGGATTCCGACCGGACGCCGGATTGGTCGGGCTGGGCGTCGGTGGAGCGCGTGCGCGCCGAATATGGCGTCGCCAGTGTGAATTTCGTGAAGCCCGGTGTCGGCGAGACCACCCGTGTGCTGCTGCGGCGGGTGCCGTGGCGAGTCCTCGTCCGCGAGGCCGATGCCCCCGAACACGCCCACATCCGATTGCTCGCCGCCGCACGCGATGTCCCGGTGGAAGTGGTGCCGGACCTGGCGTACTCCTGCATGGGCCTGATCAAGGAGCTCGACCAGTGA
- a CDS encoding alpha/beta hydrolase has protein sequence MQRRSIRRVVAVAVLAVGASIITGIPVSADPATAPGVTIEAVTSPNGSFIEKVEVTDSRHLRLHVYSAAMDATFPVDVQRPADTSTPKPALYLLNGAGGGEDRASWQLRTDALDFLADKDINVVQVIGGKWSFYADWIKPDPVLGVNKWQTYIGEELPPLIDAALGTNGVNAIAGLSMSGVPVLNLAINHPGLFRSAAVYSGLTQVSDPAGQQAVRATVEMYGGGDTENMWGPIGGPLWVANDPLVNAEKLRGTHLFVSTGTGIPGIHDAPGGPFRMEKPADTPKTVALGALIEGAIFLGAHNLQARLGRLDIPATFVYRDTGTHSWGYWQDDLKSSWPVLAKGLFPAA, from the coding sequence GTGCAGCGTCGCAGCATCCGACGGGTCGTGGCGGTGGCAGTGTTGGCCGTCGGCGCGTCGATCATCACCGGTATCCCCGTCTCCGCCGACCCGGCCACCGCGCCCGGCGTGACGATCGAGGCGGTGACCTCGCCGAACGGGTCCTTCATCGAGAAGGTGGAGGTCACCGACTCCCGCCACCTGCGGCTGCACGTGTACTCCGCGGCGATGGACGCGACCTTCCCCGTCGATGTGCAGCGCCCCGCCGACACCTCGACGCCCAAGCCCGCGCTGTACCTGCTCAACGGCGCAGGCGGCGGCGAGGATCGCGCGTCGTGGCAGTTGCGCACCGACGCGCTGGATTTCCTGGCCGACAAGGACATCAACGTCGTCCAGGTCATCGGCGGCAAGTGGTCGTTCTACGCCGACTGGATCAAACCCGATCCGGTGCTCGGGGTGAACAAGTGGCAGACCTACATCGGCGAGGAACTGCCGCCGCTCATCGACGCGGCGTTGGGCACCAATGGGGTGAATGCCATTGCCGGGCTGTCGATGTCGGGTGTTCCGGTGCTCAATCTCGCCATCAACCATCCCGGGCTCTTCCGCAGCGCGGCGGTGTACAGCGGTCTCACCCAGGTCAGCGATCCGGCGGGGCAGCAGGCGGTGCGGGCGACCGTGGAGATGTACGGCGGTGGGGACACCGAGAACATGTGGGGGCCGATCGGCGGGCCGCTGTGGGTGGCCAACGATCCCCTCGTGAACGCCGAGAAGCTGCGCGGCACCCATCTTTTCGTGTCCACCGGCACCGGCATCCCGGGTATCCACGACGCGCCGGGCGGGCCGTTCCGGATGGAGAAGCCCGCCGACACACCGAAGACCGTGGCGCTGGGCGCGCTGATCGAGGGCGCGATCTTCCTCGGCGCGCACAACCTGCAGGCTCGACTCGGCCGCCTCGACATCCCCGCGACCTTCGTCTATCGCGACACCGGCACCCATTCCTGGGGCTATTGGCAGGACGACCTCAAGTCGTCGTGGCCGGTGCTGGCGAAGGGGCTGTTCCCCGCAGCGTGA
- a CDS encoding AIM24 family protein, producing MSEILSPHNLGASDNIPGNDYAFCIDLTGPWFMRKGAMIAYYGQIQFQLLTHGLQGHLVHMVSSKFSAPLFVGDYVVAEGHGKLIIGDRGYDINSYDLEDGNLTIRGANLLAFEPGLALKQSIVPGFLTLIGTGKFLASSNGPVMFAEPPLRVDPEALVGWADCPSPSHHYDEGWIGSFLAAGAARMGVNSGEERQFDFTGAGTVLIQSTEKIMSDNALVRTIEGQLQSGISVGGLQRIHGVIAQQLADQQQH from the coding sequence ATGAGCGAAATCCTGTCTCCGCACAATCTCGGCGCCAGCGACAACATTCCGGGCAACGACTACGCCTTCTGCATCGATCTGACCGGCCCGTGGTTCATGCGCAAGGGCGCGATGATCGCCTACTACGGCCAGATCCAGTTCCAGCTGCTCACCCACGGTCTGCAGGGCCACCTCGTGCACATGGTGAGCAGCAAGTTCTCCGCGCCGCTGTTCGTCGGTGACTACGTGGTGGCCGAGGGCCACGGCAAGCTGATCATCGGCGACCGCGGCTACGACATCAATTCCTATGATCTCGAGGACGGCAACCTCACCATCCGGGGCGCCAACCTGCTCGCCTTCGAGCCGGGCCTGGCGCTCAAGCAGTCGATCGTGCCCGGTTTCCTCACCCTGATCGGCACCGGCAAGTTCCTCGCCTCCTCCAATGGTCCGGTGATGTTCGCCGAGCCGCCGCTGCGGGTCGACCCCGAGGCGCTGGTCGGCTGGGCCGACTGCCCCTCCCCCAGTCACCACTACGACGAGGGCTGGATCGGCAGCTTCCTGGCGGCGGGCGCGGCCAGGATGGGTGTGAACTCCGGCGAGGAGCGCCAGTTCGACTTCACCGGCGCCGGCACCGTGCTGATCCAGTCGACCGAGAAGATCATGAGCGACAACGCCTTGGTCCGCACCATCGAGGGCCAGCTCCAGAGCGGTATCTCCGTGGGCGGCCTGCAGCGCATCCACGGGGTCATCGCCCAGCAGCTCGCCGATCAGCAGCAGCACTGA
- a CDS encoding HpcH/HpaI aldolase/citrate lyase family protein, protein MTAGYAVVPEVCLYKQTPLRHFRQLQGPRSRELFLVEPEPIVASDDRELLATALGATLYVPATRPDLAETIRRRAARGVCSMVIDLEDAVADHQVEAAKEHAVATLDLLARSQDPNPMLFVRVRDAQTVTELVELLGPGARALTGFVFPKFDAATGPAYLAALDAASHRLGRPVYGMPVLESASLVHRQTRDEQLSRIADLLATHRDQLLAVRIGATDMCSTFGIRRDRDLTIYDVRVVADVIADIVNYLGRTDGTGFIITGPVWEYFADHERMFRPLLRTAPFEESDAVPFRQYLVSRDLDGLLREITLDRANGIQGKTVIHPSHVAAVHALSVVTHEEYADALDIMAADVGGVAASEYRNKMNEMRPHRSWARQTLVRARAFGVANKGVSFVDLLTAMIAE, encoded by the coding sequence ATGACCGCGGGGTACGCCGTCGTACCGGAGGTTTGCCTGTACAAGCAGACTCCGCTGCGCCATTTTCGGCAGTTGCAGGGACCGCGCAGCCGGGAGTTGTTCCTGGTCGAGCCGGAACCGATCGTCGCCTCCGACGATCGGGAGTTACTCGCGACCGCCCTGGGCGCCACCCTGTACGTGCCCGCGACCAGACCGGATCTGGCGGAGACGATCCGCAGACGGGCGGCGCGCGGGGTGTGTTCGATGGTGATCGACCTCGAGGACGCCGTCGCCGATCACCAGGTGGAGGCCGCCAAGGAGCACGCGGTGGCGACGCTGGATCTGCTGGCGCGCAGCCAGGATCCCAATCCGATGCTGTTCGTGCGGGTGCGCGACGCGCAGACCGTCACCGAGCTGGTCGAGCTGCTCGGGCCGGGCGCGCGCGCTCTCACCGGGTTCGTCTTCCCCAAGTTCGACGCGGCCACCGGGCCTGCCTACCTGGCCGCCCTCGACGCGGCGAGCCATCGGCTGGGTCGCCCGGTCTACGGCATGCCGGTGCTGGAATCGGCGAGTCTGGTGCATCGCCAGACCCGCGACGAACAGCTCTCGCGCATCGCCGACCTGCTCGCCACGCACCGCGACCAGCTGCTGGCGGTGCGGATCGGCGCCACCGACATGTGCTCGACGTTCGGCATCCGCCGCGACCGCGATCTCACGATCTACGACGTGCGGGTGGTCGCCGATGTGATCGCCGACATCGTCAACTACCTCGGCCGCACCGACGGCACCGGGTTCATCATCACCGGACCGGTGTGGGAGTACTTCGCCGATCACGAGCGGATGTTCCGGCCCTTGCTGCGGACCGCGCCGTTCGAGGAGTCCGACGCGGTCCCGTTCCGCCAGTACTTGGTGAGCCGCGACCTCGACGGCCTGCTGCGCGAGATCACCCTCGACCGCGCCAACGGCATCCAGGGCAAGACGGTGATCCACCCCTCGCATGTGGCCGCCGTGCACGCGCTGTCGGTGGTGACGCACGAGGAGTACGCCGACGCGCTCGACATCATGGCCGCCGACGTCGGTGGCGTGGCCGCCTCGGAATACCGCAACAAGATGAACGAGATGCGCCCGCACCGCAGTTGGGCCCGGCAGACGCTGGTCCGGGCTCGCGCGTTCGGCGTCGCGAACAAGGGAGTTTCTTTCGTGGATCTGCTGACAGCGATGATCGCCGAATGA
- a CDS encoding HAD family hydrolase — translation MIFSRNAFGGADAVAAECVEYYEGEPLSYMTTTAVAQLRQLAATAPVLPTTTRTIEQFQRIALPGAPWRYAVTSNGGNILVDGLPDPTWRTAIDDQVRTTGATLAEVGAELRTRVDDSWVMKYREADDLFCYLVVHPDAVPAGFLATWDTWCRAHGWSASQQGRKIYTMPDAVSKSFAIAEVRRRLVDSGELAAPAPLYAAGDGALDAPMLRAADAAIRPRHGELEELNFTAPNLTVTTAAGILAGEEILAWFHAHAALTLRGTAPSPAPATTT, via the coding sequence ATGATCTTCTCGCGCAATGCCTTCGGTGGCGCGGACGCGGTGGCCGCGGAGTGTGTGGAGTACTACGAGGGTGAACCGCTGTCGTACATGACCACGACGGCCGTCGCCCAGTTGCGGCAGCTGGCCGCCACGGCGCCGGTGCTCCCCACGACCACCCGCACCATCGAGCAGTTCCAGCGGATCGCGCTGCCGGGCGCGCCGTGGCGCTACGCGGTCACCAGCAATGGCGGCAACATCCTCGTCGACGGCCTTCCCGATCCGACCTGGCGCACCGCGATCGATGACCAGGTGCGTACCACCGGCGCCACGCTCGCCGAGGTCGGCGCCGAACTGCGCACCCGCGTCGACGATTCCTGGGTCATGAAATATCGCGAGGCCGACGATCTGTTCTGCTACCTGGTCGTTCACCCCGACGCGGTGCCCGCGGGCTTCCTCGCCACCTGGGACACCTGGTGTCGCGCGCACGGCTGGTCGGCGTCGCAGCAGGGTCGCAAGATCTACACGATGCCCGACGCCGTCAGCAAGAGCTTCGCCATCGCCGAGGTCCGCCGCCGCCTGGTGGATTCCGGCGAACTGGCCGCGCCCGCGCCGCTGTACGCCGCGGGCGACGGCGCCCTCGACGCCCCCATGCTCCGCGCCGCCGACGCCGCCATCCGCCCCCGCCACGGCGAACTCGAGGAACTGAATTTCACCGCCCCGAACCTCACCGTCACCACAGCTGCCGGAATCCTGGCTGGTGAGGAGATCCTCGCCTGGTTCCATGCCCACGCCGCACTCACGCTGCGGGGAACAGCCCCTTCGCCAGCACCGGCCACGACGACTTGA
- a CDS encoding DUF475 domain-containing protein, giving the protein MITRIFGLSIAITVFSLVVAYLYGGLTALFLCAILGILEVSLSFDNAVINATVLRRMSEFWQRIFLTIGIVIAVFGMRLVFPLAIVWVTAGLNPVQAFDLALNPPANDAATFPDGSPSYETLLTDAHPQIAAFGGMFLALLFLNFILEEREITWLSWLEKPLAKAGKLDMLAVVVGGGALVLTAEFLADSEDRATVLVAGLLGMIVYIAVDGLGSMFHTEDLENTGGGPSELAKATGKAGFFLFLYLEVLDASFSFDGVIGAFAITSDPIIIALGLGLIGAIFVRSITVYLVRQGTLSDYVYLEHGAHWAIGALATILLVSIGVHVNEIITGLVGVAFIGAALISSILRNRRAESDGAEEKQTAPVS; this is encoded by the coding sequence GTGATTACGCGCATCTTCGGCCTGTCCATCGCCATCACGGTGTTCTCGTTGGTCGTGGCCTACCTCTACGGCGGTCTGACCGCGCTGTTCCTCTGCGCGATCCTCGGCATTCTCGAGGTGTCGCTCTCGTTCGACAACGCTGTCATCAACGCCACCGTGCTGCGCCGGATGAGCGAATTCTGGCAGCGGATCTTCCTGACCATCGGCATCGTCATCGCCGTCTTCGGCATGCGCCTGGTGTTCCCGCTGGCGATCGTGTGGGTCACCGCCGGGCTCAACCCCGTGCAGGCCTTCGACCTCGCCCTCAACCCACCGGCGAACGACGCGGCCACCTTCCCCGACGGCAGCCCGAGCTACGAGACCCTGCTCACCGACGCCCACCCGCAGATCGCTGCCTTCGGTGGCATGTTCCTGGCACTGCTGTTCCTGAACTTCATCCTCGAAGAACGTGAGATCACCTGGCTCAGCTGGTTGGAGAAGCCGCTGGCCAAGGCGGGCAAGCTCGACATGCTCGCCGTCGTGGTCGGCGGTGGCGCCCTGGTGCTCACCGCGGAGTTCCTCGCCGACTCCGAGGATCGCGCCACCGTGCTGGTCGCCGGTCTGCTCGGCATGATCGTCTACATCGCCGTCGACGGTCTGGGTTCGATGTTCCACACCGAGGACCTGGAGAACACCGGCGGCGGCCCCTCCGAGCTGGCGAAAGCGACCGGTAAGGCCGGGTTCTTCCTGTTCCTCTACCTCGAGGTCCTCGACGCGTCGTTCTCCTTCGACGGGGTCATCGGCGCGTTCGCCATCACCTCCGACCCGATCATCATCGCGCTGGGCCTCGGCCTGATCGGCGCGATCTTCGTCCGGTCGATCACGGTGTACCTGGTGCGTCAGGGCACGCTCTCCGATTACGTCTACCTCGAGCACGGCGCGCACTGGGCGATCGGCGCGCTGGCCACGATCCTGCTGGTCTCGATCGGCGTGCACGTCAACGAGATCATCACCGGCCTCGTCGGTGTGGCCTTCATCGGCGCGGCGCTCATCTCGAGCATCCTGCGCAATCGTCGGGCCGAGTCCGACGGGGCGGAGGAGAAGCAAACGGCTCCGGTCAGCTGA
- a CDS encoding AIM24 family protein, translated as MAQLFEQSKRVVAAQLTGTSVRAIAGSMVAYEGNVQFKSAGFGGGDGVLAGLKRRATGEKLSLMECGGNGRVYFAVNGQDVTVVNLNNETLQVESQQLLTIAGDLRTDVRFAGVGGMSSGNGLFTTTVSGQGQVALLSAGGPLIHLEVSPQYPLIVDPDAFVAARGNLEQSFVTDVSWRSVVGQGSGEAFSLRWEGQGVVLIQPAER; from the coding sequence ATGGCGCAGTTGTTCGAACAATCGAAGAGGGTGGTCGCGGCCCAGCTCACAGGGACGAGTGTGCGCGCGATAGCCGGTTCGATGGTGGCCTACGAAGGCAATGTCCAGTTCAAATCGGCCGGCTTCGGCGGCGGCGACGGCGTGCTCGCCGGGCTCAAGCGCCGCGCCACCGGCGAGAAGCTGTCGCTGATGGAATGCGGCGGCAACGGCCGGGTCTATTTCGCGGTGAACGGCCAGGACGTCACCGTGGTGAATCTGAACAACGAGACGCTGCAGGTCGAATCACAGCAGCTGCTCACCATCGCCGGAGATCTGCGCACCGATGTGCGATTCGCCGGGGTGGGTGGGATGTCGTCGGGCAACGGCCTGTTCACCACCACCGTCAGCGGGCAGGGCCAGGTGGCGTTGCTGTCGGCCGGCGGTCCGCTGATCCACCTCGAGGTCTCCCCGCAGTACCCGTTGATCGTGGATCCGGACGCGTTCGTCGCCGCGCGCGGCAATCTCGAGCAGTCCTTCGTCACCGATGTCTCCTGGCGCTCCGTGGTCGGCCAGGGTTCGGGCGAGGCGTTCTCACTGCGGTGGGAAGGCCAGGGCGTGGTACTGATCCAGCCGGCGGAACGGTAG
- a CDS encoding TerD family protein, translating into MGVSLSKGGNVSLTKEAPNLTAVAVGLGWDVRTTTGTDFDLDASAIATGGDKKVVSDKHFVFFNNLKSPEGAIEHTGDNLTGEGDGDDEVINVDLANTPPTIESIFFPVSIYDAESRSQSFGQVRNAYIRVVDRANGNELARYDLTEDASTETAMVFGELYRNGAEWKFRAIGQGYASGLAGIARDYGVNV; encoded by the coding sequence ATGGGTGTCAGTCTGTCCAAGGGCGGCAACGTTTCGCTGACCAAAGAGGCCCCGAACCTGACCGCGGTCGCGGTCGGCCTCGGCTGGGACGTCCGCACGACCACCGGCACCGACTTCGACCTCGACGCGAGCGCGATCGCCACCGGCGGCGACAAGAAGGTCGTCTCCGACAAGCACTTCGTATTCTTCAACAACCTGAAGTCCCCGGAAGGCGCCATCGAGCACACCGGCGACAACCTCACCGGTGAAGGTGACGGCGACGACGAGGTCATCAACGTCGACCTGGCCAACACCCCGCCGACCATCGAGAGCATCTTCTTCCCGGTCTCGATCTACGACGCGGAGTCCCGCAGCCAGTCGTTCGGCCAGGTGCGCAACGCCTACATCCGCGTTGTCGACCGGGCCAACGGCAACGAGCTCGCCCGCTACGACCTCACCGAGGACGCCTCGACCGAGACGGCTATGGTCTTCGGCGAGCTGTACCGCAACGGTGCCGAATGGAAGTTCCGTGCCATCGGGCAGGGCTACGCCTCCGGTCTGGCCGGTATCGCCCGCGACTACGGCGTCAACGTCTAG
- a CDS encoding glycosyltransferase family 87 protein — MNTPDSKPRATRGATRAAALTFLVVLLCGLTLAMAYANKARCAGGAIDTDGRSLVFDERKDSEVCYSDIQFLWLGRDIDNHVFPYVDGGITEDGALTGGAVEYPVLSGVLMWAGAIGVSNDADFLWHSALLLTPFALLTAWMLARLAGPAALLWAIGPPLVLYAFHNWELPVVCTAVAAIYVMTALTGVSVRTRGIIAAVLLALGFCLKIYPGIFVLPLAMYVLTEGAPRDGRRLRDLDVVGAAQTLLAAMGTVVAVNLPFAVAGLAGWRASITFQQMRQADITTNSIWYWGHQLIFGRAVGATDTWHDLVSVASPALIFASFVVAMWLGWQRWTTSAAFPWVGVSAAMLCGFLLFHKVHSPQYTLWIIPFLVLLQVPWSMVAAYLVADAAVGIGVFRYFYSMGTGEGVELMEGVVQFGVWLRSALLIALFFVFLRARLRGALRFEALSASGRERQLQPVA; from the coding sequence ATGAACACGCCCGACTCGAAGCCGCGCGCGACACGCGGCGCTACCCGGGCCGCGGCGCTGACTTTCCTGGTCGTGCTGCTGTGCGGGCTCACCCTCGCGATGGCTTACGCGAACAAGGCGCGCTGTGCCGGTGGGGCAATCGATACCGACGGTCGCAGCCTGGTGTTCGACGAGCGCAAGGATTCGGAGGTCTGCTACTCCGATATCCAATTCCTGTGGCTGGGGCGCGACATCGACAATCACGTCTTCCCCTATGTGGACGGCGGTATCACCGAAGACGGCGCGCTGACCGGCGGCGCGGTGGAGTATCCGGTGCTCAGCGGCGTGCTGATGTGGGCGGGGGCGATCGGGGTGAGCAACGACGCCGATTTCCTCTGGCACTCGGCGCTGCTGCTCACGCCGTTCGCGCTGCTGACCGCGTGGATGCTGGCCAGGCTCGCCGGTCCGGCGGCCCTGCTGTGGGCGATCGGCCCGCCGCTGGTGCTCTACGCCTTCCACAACTGGGAACTGCCGGTGGTGTGCACGGCGGTGGCCGCGATCTACGTGATGACCGCGTTGACCGGGGTGTCCGTGCGCACCCGGGGGATCATCGCCGCGGTGCTGCTCGCGCTCGGGTTCTGTCTCAAGATCTATCCGGGCATCTTCGTGCTGCCGCTCGCGATGTACGTGCTCACCGAGGGTGCGCCGCGCGACGGACGACGGCTGCGCGATCTCGACGTGGTGGGCGCGGCGCAGACCCTGCTGGCCGCGATGGGCACGGTGGTCGCGGTGAATCTGCCGTTCGCGGTGGCCGGGTTGGCGGGGTGGCGGGCCTCGATCACCTTCCAGCAGATGCGTCAGGCCGACATCACCACCAATTCGATCTGGTACTGGGGCCACCAGCTGATCTTCGGCCGCGCGGTCGGGGCCACCGACACCTGGCACGACCTGGTGTCGGTGGCCTCACCGGCGCTGATCTTCGCCTCGTTCGTCGTGGCCATGTGGCTCGGCTGGCAGCGTTGGACGACCTCGGCGGCCTTCCCGTGGGTGGGCGTCAGCGCGGCCATGCTGTGCGGATTCCTGCTTTTCCACAAGGTCCACTCGCCCCAGTACACCCTGTGGATAATTCCGTTCCTGGTGCTGCTCCAGGTGCCGTGGTCGATGGTCGCGGCCTATCTGGTGGCCGACGCCGCGGTGGGGATCGGGGTGTTCCGGTACTTCTATTCGATGGGCACCGGCGAGGGCGTCGAGCTGATGGAAGGGGTCGTCCAGTTCGGCGTGTGGTTGCGCTCGGCGCTGCTGATCGCGCTGTTCTTCGTCTTCCTGCGGGCTCGGCTGCGCGGTGCGCTCCGGTTCGAAGCGCTGTCGGCATCGGGTAGGGAACGACAACTCCAGCCGGTCGCCTGA
- a CDS encoding AIM24 family protein, producing the protein MFEKINSKVVRADLERVGEVVGRTGAMLFYTGQVSFSPHQIPGAGAGAGSGGGLMRMAGQMMAGEHERTMLASGRGVVHYGFAGLEVHVVHMQPGATLRVEASRLLAHSAALQTSVVSVASSGGGGGGGLMGALRGAAAGVATGQGMFTTQLSGQGAAVLLAHGGFLELPVGGPNPVIVDPQAFVAAYGDVQTELKAALSWRDAVGRGSGEAMQLHCHGQGVVYVQASEEKL; encoded by the coding sequence ATGTTCGAGAAGATCAACAGCAAGGTCGTCCGGGCCGACCTCGAGCGGGTCGGCGAGGTGGTCGGGCGGACCGGCGCGATGCTGTTCTACACCGGCCAGGTCTCCTTCTCTCCGCACCAGATTCCCGGTGCCGGTGCCGGTGCCGGATCGGGTGGCGGGTTGATGCGGATGGCCGGGCAGATGATGGCCGGTGAGCACGAGCGCACCATGCTGGCCAGCGGAAGAGGCGTCGTCCATTACGGATTCGCCGGTCTCGAAGTGCACGTGGTGCACATGCAGCCGGGTGCGACCCTGCGGGTGGAGGCTTCGCGACTACTGGCCCATTCGGCGGCGCTGCAGACCTCGGTGGTGTCGGTGGCGAGTTCGGGCGGTGGCGGCGGTGGCGGTCTGATGGGGGCGCTGCGTGGCGCCGCCGCGGGCGTGGCGACCGGGCAGGGCATGTTCACCACCCAGCTCAGCGGGCAGGGCGCCGCGGTGCTGCTCGCGCACGGCGGGTTCCTGGAACTGCCAGTGGGCGGGCCGAATCCGGTGATCGTCGACCCGCAGGCGTTCGTCGCCGCCTACGGCGACGTCCAGACCGAGCTCAAAGCCGCGCTGAGTTGGCGCGACGCCGTGGGCCGCGGTTCGGGCGAGGCGATGCAATTGCATTGCCACGGACAGGGTGTGGTGTACGTGCAGGCCTCCGAAGAGAAGTTGTGA